Proteins from a single region of Streptomyces griseiscabiei:
- a CDS encoding acyl-CoA dehydrogenase family protein, translating to MTTTADLETLLTAHEDDLFAPDALAGLDDREEFPADAVRVLDDAGLPAHYVLPPDGDLDETVRLLRAVARRDLTVAIAHGKTFLGAAPVWVAGTPDQAARLAARVRAGEPVCWGLTERGHGADLLAGEFAAEAEGGIGPDVDDGSGSGSSGGSDTDNGVAWRLTGEKWLINNATRSTLACVLARTDPAGGARGFSLFLVDKRRLPEGAWRNLPKVRTHGIRGADISGFALEGAPVPADALVGQEGDGIPVVLKTLQLTRITCAALSLGAADHALRLARDFATGRELYGRRLADVPHVRRILGRAAAAALTAEAVSVLSARSAHTLPGELSAISAITKAYVPTLTQDTLGALGELLGVRGFLTSPPGGGFAKLERDHRICAIFDGSTAVNRAALLNQLPRLTRQLSRRRTDGEGLRAAADLTAPLPPFAPDRLTLLSVTGCSAVQALPDLVARVRRQGPPGTGPLLDRLLAELARLEAESAEFVPVAGGLPSTAFRLAEAYERAYAAAACLLLWLENPPLRTGRLGGDGLWLRACLTGLLGADDSEGDDVGSEGDHAGDRSDGSEVFDALAEVVLRTSATEFTLLGGAA from the coding sequence ATGACCACCACGGCCGACCTGGAGACCCTGCTCACCGCCCACGAGGACGACCTCTTCGCACCCGACGCGCTCGCCGGGCTCGACGACCGGGAGGAGTTCCCCGCCGACGCCGTCCGCGTCCTCGACGACGCCGGGCTGCCCGCCCACTACGTGCTGCCCCCGGACGGCGACCTGGACGAGACGGTACGGCTGCTGCGCGCGGTCGCCCGCCGCGATCTGACCGTGGCCATCGCCCACGGCAAGACGTTCCTCGGGGCGGCGCCGGTCTGGGTGGCCGGCACTCCGGACCAGGCCGCCCGGCTCGCCGCGCGCGTACGCGCCGGCGAACCGGTCTGCTGGGGCCTGACCGAGCGCGGCCACGGAGCCGACCTGCTGGCGGGCGAGTTCGCGGCGGAGGCGGAAGGCGGCATCGGCCCGGACGTCGACGACGGCAGTGGCAGTGGCAGTAGCGGTGGCAGTGACACTGACAACGGCGTCGCCTGGCGGCTCACCGGCGAGAAGTGGCTCATCAACAACGCCACCCGTTCCACCCTCGCCTGCGTCCTCGCCCGCACCGACCCGGCGGGCGGCGCCCGCGGCTTCAGCCTCTTCCTCGTCGACAAGCGCCGGCTGCCCGAAGGAGCCTGGCGGAACCTGCCGAAGGTCCGCACCCACGGCATCCGGGGCGCCGACATCAGCGGCTTCGCCCTGGAGGGCGCACCCGTCCCCGCCGACGCGCTGGTCGGGCAGGAGGGCGACGGCATCCCCGTGGTCCTCAAGACCCTCCAGCTCACCCGCATCACCTGCGCCGCGCTCTCCCTCGGCGCCGCCGACCACGCCCTGCGCCTGGCCCGGGACTTCGCGACCGGACGCGAACTGTACGGCCGCCGCCTCGCCGACGTCCCGCACGTACGCCGCATCCTCGGCCGGGCAGCCGCCGCCGCGCTGACGGCGGAGGCGGTGAGCGTGCTCTCCGCCCGCTCGGCGCACACCCTGCCCGGGGAACTGAGCGCGATCTCCGCGATCACCAAGGCCTATGTCCCGACGCTCACCCAGGACACCCTGGGCGCGCTCGGCGAACTGCTGGGCGTACGCGGCTTCCTCACCTCACCGCCCGGCGGCGGCTTCGCCAAGCTGGAGCGCGACCACCGCATCTGCGCGATCTTCGACGGCAGCACCGCCGTCAACCGCGCGGCCCTCCTCAACCAACTGCCGCGCCTGACCCGCCAGTTGAGCCGCCGTCGCACCGACGGCGAGGGCCTGCGGGCCGCCGCCGACCTCACCGCACCACTGCCCCCGTTCGCCCCCGACCGGCTGACGCTGCTCTCCGTGACGGGCTGCAGCGCCGTACAGGCCCTGCCGGATCTGGTGGCGCGGGTACGGCGGCAGGGCCCTCCGGGGACGGGTCCGCTCCTCGACCGGCTGCTCGCCGAACTGGCCCGCCTGGAAGCGGAGTCGGCGGAGTTCGTCCCCGTGGCGGGCGGTCTGCCCAGTACGGCGTTCCGCCTCGCCGAGGCCTACGAACGCGCCTACGCCGCAGCCGCCTGTCTGCTGCTGTGGCTGGAGAACCCGCCCCTGCGCACGGGACGGCTCGGCGGGGACGGCCTGTGGCTGCGCGCCTGTCTCACCGGGCTGCTCGGCGCCGACGACAGCGAGGGCGACGACGTGGGAAGCGAGGGCGACCACGCGGGGGACCGCTCGGACGGCAGCGAGGTCTTCGACGCCCTCGCCGAGGTCGTACTCCGCACGTCCGCAACGGAGTTCACCCTGCTGGGAGGTGCCGCATGA
- a CDS encoding LLM class F420-dependent oxidoreductase — MPVPTLRLGLNLGYWVGGNDASNLSLASLAEELGYSAVWVSEAYGSDAVTVLSWIAARTSRIDVGSAVLQIPARSPAMTAMTAATLDTLSGGRFRLGLGVSGPQVSEGWHGVRFAAPLGRTREYVDLVRRGLRREPLAYEGRHFTLPLPDGPGKALALTIRPPRERIPVYLAALGPKNLELTGEIADGWLPVFFSPDHADRQLRPLRAGLAKAGRTLDGFDIAPGVPLVTGPDWRTCARRVRGYAALYLGGMGGREDNHYTLLAERMGFGTEARAVQERFLAGDYPGAMAAVPLAFLDATSLLGPRERIAERMTAFAEAGATTLNLMPVGPGLPGPDRAADALRVAVEAAELAGLLASGPRPAITRPPLPPGAHEAPHSQGEPRTHDHA, encoded by the coding sequence ATGCCCGTGCCCACCCTGCGTCTCGGCCTCAATCTCGGCTACTGGGTCGGCGGCAACGACGCGTCCAACCTCTCGCTCGCCTCCCTCGCCGAGGAGCTCGGCTACTCGGCCGTGTGGGTCTCGGAGGCCTACGGTTCCGACGCCGTCACCGTCCTGTCCTGGATCGCCGCCCGTACCTCCCGGATCGACGTCGGCAGCGCGGTCCTGCAGATCCCCGCCCGCTCGCCCGCGATGACGGCGATGACCGCCGCCACCCTCGACACCCTCTCCGGCGGACGGTTCAGGCTCGGCCTCGGGGTGTCCGGCCCGCAGGTCTCGGAGGGCTGGCACGGCGTCAGGTTCGCCGCACCGCTGGGCCGCACCCGCGAGTACGTCGACCTCGTGCGCCGCGGGCTGCGCCGGGAGCCGCTGGCGTACGAGGGCCGCCACTTCACGCTCCCGCTGCCGGACGGCCCCGGCAAGGCGCTCGCCCTGACCATCCGGCCGCCCCGCGAGCGGATACCGGTCTATCTGGCCGCCCTGGGCCCGAAGAACCTGGAGCTCACCGGGGAGATCGCAGACGGCTGGCTCCCGGTGTTCTTCTCCCCCGACCACGCCGACCGGCAGCTGCGCCCCCTCAGGGCCGGCCTCGCGAAGGCGGGGCGCACCCTCGACGGCTTCGACATCGCCCCCGGGGTGCCGCTGGTCACCGGCCCCGACTGGCGGACCTGTGCCCGCCGGGTGCGCGGGTACGCCGCGCTCTACCTCGGCGGCATGGGCGGCAGGGAGGACAACCACTACACGCTCCTCGCCGAGCGCATGGGCTTCGGTACCGAGGCCCGGGCCGTCCAGGAACGGTTCCTGGCCGGTGACTACCCCGGCGCCATGGCCGCCGTACCGCTCGCGTTCCTCGACGCCACCTCGCTGCTCGGGCCCCGGGAGCGGATCGCCGAACGGATGACGGCGTTCGCCGAGGCCGGCGCCACCACGCTCAACCTGATGCCGGTCGGCCCCGGTCTGCCCGGCCCGGACCGCGCGGCCGACGCGCTGCGCGTCGCCGTCGAGGCGGCGGAACTCGCCGGGCTCCTCGCGTCCGGCCCGCGCCCTGCGATCACCCGCCCACCCCTCCCACCGGGCGCACATGAAGCACCCCACTCACAAGGAGAGCCCCGCACCCATGACCACGCATGA
- a CDS encoding thioesterase II family protein, producing the protein MTTHDTTKLICLPYAGAGASFYRPWAALAGDALEIVPLQLPGRERLIDEEPYREAQQAVDGLLTQLRERLGEEGGRVALFGHSLGAVLAYELAHRLVPEPGVELAHLFVSGSPEPARGRERRATGLSDEDFLARVGEFAGYHHPALDDPEMREMILPALRADVEMHERYTPSTGLPLDAPLTVVRGEDDDLVGYDDAESWSKVAGRDFEYVEIPGGHMYLTDAAPALVRLIVSTVL; encoded by the coding sequence ATGACCACGCATGACACGACCAAGCTGATCTGCCTGCCGTACGCCGGGGCGGGCGCCTCGTTCTACCGGCCCTGGGCGGCCCTGGCCGGGGACGCGTTGGAGATCGTGCCGCTGCAACTGCCGGGCCGTGAGCGGCTGATCGACGAGGAGCCGTACCGGGAGGCACAGCAGGCCGTCGACGGTCTGCTGACCCAGCTGCGCGAGCGGCTCGGTGAAGAAGGCGGCAGGGTGGCCCTGTTCGGGCACAGCCTCGGCGCGGTGCTCGCCTACGAGCTGGCGCACCGTCTGGTCCCCGAGCCCGGCGTCGAGCTGGCCCATCTGTTCGTCAGCGGGTCGCCGGAACCGGCCCGGGGACGCGAGCGGCGGGCCACCGGTCTGTCCGACGAGGACTTCCTCGCGCGGGTCGGTGAGTTCGCCGGGTACCACCATCCCGCGCTGGACGACCCGGAGATGCGCGAGATGATCCTGCCCGCGCTGCGCGCGGACGTGGAGATGCACGAGCGGTACACGCCCTCCACCGGTCTCCCGCTGGACGCGCCGCTCACGGTCGTCCGGGGCGAGGACGACGACCTCGTCGGCTACGACGACGCCGAGTCCTGGAGCAAGGTCGCCGGCCGCGACTTCGAGTACGTCGAGATCCCCGGCGGCCACATGTATCTCACCGACGCCGCGCCCGCGCTGGTGCGGCTGATCGTCTCGACCGTGCTGTAG
- a CDS encoding ABC transporter permease, which produces MSAPPRAPAAAARPYDLGGHGPRPTGTGPALRPTAARRNPVLRVVAESADLALRNLLHLRRTPGLLITCLVEPVVYALLIGYVFGNSLGGHAYRSYMMGGLIAQTVAFTTTFTTVGLSRDLEQGMVDRFRTLPISRVALLLGRTTADLVTCLASVAVTTVCGLLMGWRAHTGPVGIAAGALLVLLFSFAMSWIGVFVALVAPNVQVAGSLGLIWLFPATFISSGFVSGSTLPGPLPTVAAWNPITSLANALRRLFGNTPPPGFRVPHDWPAQHPVLYTAGCSVLLVAVFITLSTWRYRTRTSR; this is translated from the coding sequence ATGAGCGCTCCCCCACGCGCCCCGGCCGCCGCCGCACGCCCGTACGACCTGGGCGGCCACGGCCCGCGACCGACCGGCACCGGCCCCGCGCTCCGCCCGACCGCCGCCCGCCGCAACCCGGTGCTCCGGGTGGTCGCGGAGAGCGCGGATCTCGCCCTGCGCAATCTGCTGCATCTGCGGCGCACCCCGGGCCTGCTGATCACCTGCCTCGTCGAGCCGGTCGTGTACGCCCTGCTCATCGGGTACGTGTTCGGCAACAGCCTGGGCGGCCACGCCTACCGGTCCTACATGATGGGCGGGCTGATCGCCCAGACGGTGGCCTTCACCACCACCTTCACCACGGTCGGGCTCTCCAGGGACCTGGAGCAGGGGATGGTCGACCGCTTCCGTACCCTGCCGATCTCCCGGGTGGCCCTGCTGCTGGGCCGCACCACCGCCGATCTCGTCACCTGCCTGGCGAGCGTCGCCGTCACCACCGTCTGCGGTCTGCTGATGGGCTGGCGGGCGCACACCGGGCCCGTCGGGATCGCGGCCGGGGCCCTGCTGGTGCTGCTGTTCTCCTTCGCGATGTCGTGGATCGGCGTGTTCGTCGCCCTCGTCGCGCCGAACGTCCAGGTGGCGGGCAGTCTCGGGCTGATCTGGCTGTTCCCGGCGACGTTCATCTCCTCCGGGTTCGTCTCCGGCTCGACGCTGCCGGGCCCGCTGCCCACGGTGGCCGCCTGGAACCCGATCACCTCGCTCGCCAACGCGCTGCGCCGGCTCTTCGGGAACACTCCCCCGCCGGGCTTCCGCGTCCCGCACGACTGGCCCGCCCAGCACCCGGTGCTCTACACCGCGGGCTGCTCGGTGCTGCTGGTCGCCGTCTTCATCACCCTGTCGACCTGGCGCTACCGCACCCGCACGAGCCGCTGA
- a CDS encoding acyl carrier protein encodes MTAGNRDVHTWLTARVATYLRRAPQDIDTSVPLADYGLDSLTALAITADIEDEFEVTVDDALTWDHPTVDALSAALSELVGGESEAAATNGKQV; translated from the coding sequence ATGACCGCTGGCAACCGAGACGTGCACACCTGGCTGACCGCGCGGGTGGCGACCTACCTGCGGCGGGCGCCGCAGGACATCGACACGTCCGTGCCGCTGGCCGACTACGGCCTGGACTCGCTGACGGCGCTGGCCATCACCGCCGACATCGAGGACGAGTTCGAGGTGACCGTCGACGACGCGCTGACCTGGGACCACCCCACGGTCGACGCGCTGAGCGCGGCCCTGTCCGAGCTGGTCGGCGGCGAGTCCGAGGCGGCGGCGACGAACGGGAAGCAGGTCTGA
- a CDS encoding fatty acyl-AMP ligase has protein sequence MCLNVSVQVREPRSRTVPVVRELLTELMEQAARNPRQPAVTYVSDFSEIGGTIRDRAELDLHSRRIASWLRKRFSPGDRALLLYSPGIEFTTAFSACVYAGVIAVPAPLPGRYRHERRRLAAIARDAGVRVVLTQSGDLPDVEKWIAEEGIVGAVCHTTDTGEGDPDTWTAPEVSPDTLALLQYTSGSTGDPKGVMVTHGNLVANVERMVDAFRNDGDTVYGGWIPLYHDMGLIGLMLPGLLSGAGYVQMDPMSFLRRPYHWLWMLDAHGVGFTAAPDFGYEMCVRRVTDEQLAALDLSRVKFADGSEPVRADVVTAFTERFAAVGLRSDALIPVYGLAEATLMASGTTGRPPLRTTVDATALENRVLRPATGTEPSRVLVGCGAPTGSDVLIVDPATGEALPEGRIGEIWLDGPCVAAGYWENERVTDATFRASTGDGHGPYLRTGDLGALLDGDLYITGRSKDVLVLHGRNLHPSDIEYELRAQHEELEGLHGAVLMVGDDDRTDIAPSVVAVHEIRAHWGAERLGQIAVAMKQTVAREFGVPVAAVALVRPGGVRRTTSGKVQRAAMRALYLAGELDTLHLGEDPLLTAALAERRRVTGR, from the coding sequence ATGTGCTTGAACGTTTCAGTGCAAGTTCGAGAACCAAGATCACGTACTGTTCCTGTCGTGCGAGAATTACTCACGGAGCTGATGGAACAGGCAGCGCGTAATCCGCGGCAGCCCGCAGTGACCTACGTTTCCGATTTCAGCGAGATCGGCGGAACGATACGCGATCGCGCAGAACTCGATCTGCATTCCCGGCGTATCGCGTCCTGGCTCCGGAAGAGATTCTCCCCGGGGGACCGGGCACTTCTCCTCTACTCCCCGGGGATCGAATTCACCACCGCCTTCTCCGCCTGTGTGTACGCCGGGGTCATCGCGGTGCCGGCCCCGCTGCCCGGCCGCTACCGGCATGAGCGCCGCCGCCTCGCCGCCATCGCCCGGGACGCCGGTGTCCGCGTCGTCCTGACCCAGAGCGGTGACCTGCCGGACGTCGAGAAGTGGATCGCCGAGGAAGGCATCGTCGGCGCGGTCTGCCACACCACCGACACCGGCGAGGGCGACCCGGACACCTGGACCGCTCCCGAGGTGTCGCCCGACACCCTGGCGCTGCTCCAGTACACCTCCGGATCGACCGGCGACCCCAAGGGCGTCATGGTCACCCACGGCAATCTGGTCGCCAACGTCGAGCGCATGGTGGACGCCTTCCGCAACGACGGCGACACGGTGTACGGCGGCTGGATACCCCTGTACCACGACATGGGGCTCATCGGTCTGATGCTGCCCGGCCTCCTCTCCGGCGCCGGCTATGTGCAGATGGACCCGATGTCCTTCCTGCGCCGCCCCTACCACTGGCTGTGGATGCTGGACGCCCACGGTGTCGGATTCACCGCCGCCCCCGACTTCGGCTACGAGATGTGCGTCCGCCGCGTCACCGACGAGCAGCTCGCCGCACTCGACCTGTCCCGGGTCAAGTTCGCCGACGGCTCCGAACCGGTCCGCGCCGACGTCGTCACCGCCTTCACGGAACGGTTCGCTGCCGTGGGACTGCGCTCCGACGCGCTCATCCCGGTGTACGGCCTCGCCGAGGCGACCCTGATGGCGTCGGGCACCACCGGGCGGCCACCGCTCAGGACCACGGTCGACGCCACGGCACTGGAGAACCGGGTCCTCCGGCCGGCCACCGGCACGGAACCCTCCCGGGTGCTCGTCGGCTGCGGGGCGCCGACCGGTTCCGACGTCCTGATCGTCGACCCGGCCACCGGCGAGGCCCTGCCCGAGGGCCGCATCGGCGAGATCTGGCTCGACGGCCCCTGTGTCGCCGCGGGCTACTGGGAGAACGAGCGGGTCACCGACGCCACGTTCCGGGCCAGCACCGGCGACGGGCACGGACCGTACCTGCGCACCGGCGACCTCGGAGCCCTGCTCGACGGCGACCTCTACATCACCGGCCGCAGCAAGGACGTCCTGGTCCTGCACGGACGCAACCTCCACCCCTCCGACATCGAGTACGAACTCCGCGCCCAGCACGAGGAGTTGGAGGGCCTGCACGGCGCCGTCCTCATGGTCGGCGACGACGACCGGACGGACATCGCCCCGTCGGTCGTCGCCGTCCACGAGATCCGCGCCCACTGGGGCGCGGAGCGCCTCGGACAGATCGCCGTCGCCATGAAGCAGACCGTGGCCCGCGAGTTCGGCGTCCCCGTGGCGGCGGTCGCCCTGGTCAGGCCCGGCGGTGTCCGGCGCACCACGAGCGGCAAGGTGCAGCGCGCGGCCATGCGCGCGCTCTACCTCGCCGGGGAACTGGACACCCTCCACCTCGGCGAGGACCCGCTGCTCACCGCCGCCCTGGCCGAACGCCGGCGGGTGACCGGGCGATGA
- a CDS encoding SDR family oxidoreductase: MRLHGKSVLVTGAARGLGRATALACAAEGADLTLLDLCADLPGVPYPLGTPGQLEHTAALCREAGAAVLTTVADIRDLRAVREAVNRAEDRFGRIDVAVNNAGIAAPSGKPVHEIGEEEWSLMIDVDLSGAWRVIREVGKAMSARRSGSIVNVASTAGLVGYRHFAGYVAAKHAVVGLTKAAALDYAPTKVRVNAVCPGSVRDDARAEGRMLTEIARALDVPVDEHEKTFVEAQPMNALIEPEDVANAVVFLASDESRQITGSVLTVDGGFSAR; encoded by the coding sequence ATGCGTCTGCACGGCAAGTCCGTCCTCGTCACCGGCGCCGCCCGCGGACTGGGCAGGGCCACCGCGCTCGCCTGTGCCGCCGAGGGCGCCGACCTCACTCTGCTGGACCTCTGCGCCGACCTGCCGGGGGTGCCCTATCCGCTGGGCACACCGGGGCAGTTGGAGCACACGGCCGCGCTGTGCCGGGAGGCGGGCGCGGCCGTCCTCACCACAGTGGCCGACATCCGTGACCTGCGGGCCGTACGGGAGGCGGTGAACCGGGCCGAGGACCGGTTCGGCCGGATCGACGTCGCCGTCAACAACGCGGGCATCGCCGCGCCCTCGGGCAAACCGGTGCACGAGATCGGCGAGGAGGAATGGTCGCTGATGATCGACGTGGACCTCTCCGGGGCGTGGCGGGTGATCCGCGAGGTCGGCAAGGCGATGAGCGCCCGGCGGTCCGGCAGCATCGTCAACGTCGCCTCCACCGCCGGGCTCGTCGGCTACCGGCACTTCGCCGGGTACGTGGCCGCCAAGCACGCCGTCGTCGGCCTGACCAAGGCCGCCGCCCTCGACTACGCGCCGACGAAGGTACGGGTGAACGCGGTCTGCCCCGGCTCGGTACGCGACGACGCGCGGGCCGAGGGCCGGATGCTCACCGAGATCGCCCGGGCGCTCGACGTCCCGGTGGACGAGCACGAGAAGACCTTCGTCGAGGCGCAGCCGATGAACGCGCTGATCGAGCCCGAGGACGTCGCGAACGCGGTGGTCTTCCTCGCCTCGGACGAGTCCCGGCAGATCACCGGCTCGGTCCTGACCGTGGACGGCGGGTTCAGCGCCCGCTGA
- a CDS encoding ABC transporter ATP-binding protein, translating to MGLLGPNGAGKTTLVKILTTLLRPDHGHVFVNGWNASKEPEKVRSTIGMAGQYSTVDGLLTGFENLCLLARLRGAGRRTARAVADDLLSRFRLTDVAGRPAGGYSGGMRRRLDLAAALVGSPPLVVLDEPTTGLDPESRLDTWEAVTELVAGGTTILLTTQYLEEADRLADRITVIDRGRVVAEGTSDELKAATGNRLVVCVATDGQLDAAARAAARATGAVPTVDRRARRVEAVTSDGRTALARALAALEGEDVDVLEIGLSRSTLDDVFLGLTGHARHTDREVTR from the coding sequence ATGGGCCTCCTGGGGCCGAACGGAGCCGGCAAGACCACTCTGGTGAAGATTCTTACGACCCTTCTCCGACCGGATCACGGACATGTGTTCGTGAATGGCTGGAACGCGTCGAAGGAGCCGGAGAAAGTCCGTTCGACCATCGGAATGGCCGGTCAGTATTCGACCGTCGACGGACTGCTGACCGGATTCGAGAATCTCTGTCTCCTGGCGAGACTGCGTGGTGCGGGCCGCCGTACGGCCCGCGCGGTCGCCGACGATCTGCTGTCCCGGTTCCGGCTCACCGACGTGGCGGGACGCCCGGCCGGCGGCTACTCCGGCGGGATGCGCCGGCGGCTCGATCTGGCCGCCGCCCTGGTCGGTTCCCCGCCCCTGGTCGTCCTGGACGAGCCCACCACCGGACTCGACCCCGAGAGCAGGCTGGACACCTGGGAGGCGGTCACCGAACTCGTCGCCGGCGGCACCACGATCCTGCTGACCACCCAGTACCTGGAGGAGGCGGACCGCCTCGCCGACCGGATCACCGTCATCGACCGGGGCCGGGTGGTGGCCGAGGGCACCAGCGACGAACTCAAGGCCGCCACCGGGAACCGGCTCGTCGTCTGCGTCGCCACGGACGGCCAGCTCGACGCCGCCGCCCGCGCCGCCGCCCGGGCGACCGGCGCGGTCCCCACGGTGGACCGCCGCGCCCGGCGCGTGGAGGCGGTGACGAGCGACGGCCGCACCGCGCTCGCCCGCGCCCTCGCCGCGCTGGAGGGCGAGGACGTCGACGTACTGGAGATCGGCCTCAGCCGCTCCACCCTCGACGACGTCTTCCTCGGCCTGACCGGCCACGCCCGCCACACCGATCGGGAGGTCACCCGATGA
- a CDS encoding acyl-CoA dehydrogenase, whose amino-acid sequence MTTATGLAPKRADELEHLLGRLADPANPTGAAAILAADERAETLTAGESLLHGYGLNAEFVPPELGGRLERADHLAEVMRALYRRDPALGLGYGASSLIAGVTLWTAGDARQTEQAARLLLDGRRIAIAFHELAHGNDMAGTEFTATAADDGSLRLSGRKEVVTNIRRADAMVVLARTDPRPGPRSHSLVLVDRASADPARLTDLPRFGTVGMRGVQLGGLAFDELPVPASAILGPVGSGLETALKALQITRTVLPAMAGGIVDTGLRIALDHLTTRRLYGGTATDLPHVRSVLAGAFADLLRAEALGAVGARALHLAPGAASVYASAVKFEVSRLLLDAMDRLAELLGAHFYLREGPTALFQKLLRDLAPVGFGHIARAACQMSLLPQLPLLARRTWARPGTEPPGDLFALAEPLPPLRYDRLALHAAGRDPVAGSLHALADAPWAPGHADLRTAVCRDRTELAELAAMCAPLSPVDLGVDARPAHYDLVTRYVRLLSRTVCVQVWRHADPGDFLADPAWLRAALHRSVPGPHPPGPLPAPIEDALVAELLDRLATGRSFGLTGRHLAV is encoded by the coding sequence ATGACCACCGCCACCGGGCTCGCCCCCAAGCGCGCCGACGAGCTGGAGCATCTGCTCGGCCGGCTCGCCGATCCCGCCAACCCCACCGGCGCGGCGGCGATCCTCGCCGCCGACGAACGCGCCGAGACGCTGACGGCCGGGGAGTCGCTGCTGCACGGGTACGGACTGAACGCCGAGTTCGTGCCGCCCGAGCTGGGCGGCCGGCTGGAGCGGGCCGACCACCTGGCCGAGGTGATGCGCGCCCTGTACCGCCGCGACCCCGCGCTCGGCCTCGGCTACGGCGCCAGCTCGCTCATCGCCGGAGTCACCCTGTGGACCGCGGGCGACGCACGGCAGACCGAACAGGCGGCCCGGCTCCTCCTGGACGGCCGGCGCATCGCCATCGCCTTCCACGAACTGGCGCACGGCAACGACATGGCGGGCACGGAGTTCACCGCCACGGCGGCGGACGACGGCTCCCTGCGGCTCAGCGGACGCAAGGAGGTCGTCACCAACATCCGGCGCGCCGACGCCATGGTCGTGCTCGCCCGCACCGACCCCCGGCCCGGCCCGCGCAGCCACTCCCTGGTCCTCGTCGACCGGGCGAGCGCCGACCCCGCGCGTCTGACCGATCTGCCGCGCTTCGGCACCGTGGGGATGCGGGGGGTCCAGCTCGGCGGTCTGGCCTTCGACGAACTCCCGGTCCCCGCCTCCGCGATCCTCGGACCGGTCGGCTCCGGCCTGGAGACCGCCCTGAAGGCCCTCCAGATCACCCGTACCGTCCTGCCCGCGATGGCCGGCGGCATCGTGGACACCGGACTGCGCATCGCCCTGGACCATCTGACGACACGCCGGCTGTACGGCGGGACCGCGACGGACCTCCCGCACGTCCGCTCGGTGCTGGCCGGTGCCTTCGCCGACCTGCTGCGCGCCGAGGCGCTCGGCGCGGTCGGCGCCCGCGCGCTGCACCTGGCACCCGGCGCGGCGAGCGTCTACGCCTCGGCGGTCAAGTTCGAGGTGTCCCGGCTGCTCCTTGACGCCATGGACCGGCTCGCGGAACTCCTCGGCGCCCACTTCTACCTCCGCGAAGGGCCCACCGCCCTCTTCCAGAAGCTGCTGCGCGACCTCGCCCCGGTCGGCTTCGGGCACATCGCGCGCGCCGCCTGCCAGATGAGCCTGCTGCCCCAGCTCCCGCTGCTGGCCCGCCGCACCTGGGCCCGCCCCGGCACCGAACCGCCGGGCGACCTGTTCGCGCTCGCCGAGCCGCTGCCGCCCCTGCGCTACGACCGGCTGGCCCTGCACGCCGCCGGCCGCGACCCCGTCGCAGGATCCCTGCACGCCCTGGCCGACGCGCCCTGGGCACCCGGACACGCGGACCTGCGTACGGCGGTGTGCCGTGACCGGACCGAACTGGCCGAACTGGCCGCCATGTGCGCGCCGTTGTCGCCGGTGGACCTCGGTGTCGACGCCCGGCCCGCCCACTACGACCTCGTCACCCGGTACGTACGCCTCCTCTCCCGGACCGTCTGCGTCCAGGTCTGGCGGCACGCCGACCCCGGCGACTTCCTCGCCGACCCCGCCTGGCTCCGCGCGGCCCTGCACCGGTCGGTGCCCGGCCCGCACCCGCCCGGCCCCCTGCCCGCCCCGATCGAGGACGCGCTCGTCGCCGAACTCCTGGACCGCCTGGCCACCGGCCGCTCCTTCGGCCTCACCGGCAGACACCTCGCGGTCTGA